The DNA region AAGTCGCGGCTCTCCAGTCCGTCCTCGAAGATGTTGATCTCTTTGCCGGAGCGGACCAGGGTCGAGAAGATCGACAGGATGCCGGTGTACGGGTTCTTGAGGGACTGCCCGGGTCCGTACACGTTCTGATAGCGCAGCGACACCGGTTGGATGCCGATAGTCGGCGCCACGGTGAGGATCAGCGACTCCTGCATCTGCTTGGTGATGCCGTACACCGACGACGGGTGCAGTTTCGCGTTCTCGTCCGTCGGGATAACGCTGAGCGGCCCGACCCCCGGGATATGCACGTCGAAGTCTCCGGCCGCCATGTCGGCGTCGGTGCGATGCGAGGGGTAGACGATGGTCCCGTCCGGCGCGCGGTACGCGCCCTCGCCGTAGATGGAGCGTGACGACGCGATCAGTATCCGCCGCACGGTGTGCGGCTCGTTCGCGAGCAGGTCGAGCAGCTTGGCGGTCCCGCCGACGTTGGTCTCGGTGTACCGGTCGATCTCGTACATCGACTGGCCGGTGCCGGTCTCGGCCGCCAGGTGCACGACGACCGTCGCACCGGCGATCGCGCTGCGCAGATCCTCCGTGGAAGTGACCGTTCCGCGGATCACGGTCGCGACCCCGTCAAGGGACCGCAGCAGTGTCGATGTGGTCGCCGGGTCGTTCCCGTGCACCTGCGGGATCAGCGCATCGAGCACCGTGACCGTGGACCCGGCCTCGACGAAGCGGCGGGCCAGGCGAGTGCCGATGAAGCCGGCTCCGCCCGTGATGAGCACATGATCGGACATGCGGGTGACTCCTGGGATGGGGACCCGCGAGCCGGGTCAGAGGGCGACGATGTGCGCCAGGGTCGATTCTATCCCGGTGCGGTTTCCGCCTCGGAGGACTTTGGGCAGCTCGGTGATCGCATGCAGTCGGGACATCACGCGTGCGCGGGCCGTACACGCCGTGCGACTCCAGCCGTGGGCCTCCGCGACCCGCCGGGCCTCGGCGTAGTACCTGCGCTCGTCTCGGAACCGCCGCCCGTCCAGCAGCGTCTTCTGCGAGGCGCTGCCGCCGTGTCTGCGATACGAGAAGGCCAGTGTCGGGTTGTACGCGAGCGTGCCGCCGTCGAAGGCGATGTCCATCAGGAGGGCGAGGTCCTGGATGATCGGCAGTCCTTCGCGAAAGTCGATGCGCTGAAGGGTCTCAGTGCGGAAGGTGAGAGAAGGCCAGTAGAGCCAGTCGCCGCGGATCAGGCTGGTCGCCATCCGCTCCCCAGTCAGTACGGCCGTTCCGTCCCCGCCGCGCGGCGCAAGGACACCCTGCTTCACACGATCCGCGAGAGGGTTGACGATCGTGCCGTGCTCGTCGATCACCCGCACCCCCGGCTGGATGACGTCCGCGTGCGGCACCTTCGTCATTGTGCGGGTGACCACATCGACATAGTTCGGATGCAGCAGATCATCGCAGCCGAGTATCGCGATGTACTCCGTCGTCGCCCGCCTGATCGCCTCCCGATAGTTCTCCGTGATGCCGAGGTTCACGTCGTTCCGCGTATATGAGACGCGGGCATCGTCCAGTTCCGCGAAGTAGGCGGGCACCCGCTCGTCCGGGTAGCAGTCGTCGATGACGGTGAGCCGCCAGTCCGGGTTGCGCTGGGCGCGCACCGAATCGACGGTCTCGTACAACAGCGCCGGGTCGCCCCAGAAGGGCACGAAGATCTCGAGAGTCATAGCCGTCTCAGCGTAGGCTAGTGGATCCGTGGACTCGCTGGGAGAGGGCTACGGCCCTGGTGTATTCCGCCGCGGGAATTATGATCGCGAAGCGTTTGCGCGATCGTGATTGCGGCGGCATTCCCCCGGGCTCCCGGACGCCTTACGGTATCCGGAAAAGGAGTTCCGGTGACAATGCAGGGCAGTAATGAGGAGGTTCCTCGAGACGAGTCGGATCGAGCGATCGGCGACACCACCGGGGCGGTGACGAAGTGGCTGCCCTGGACGGTCGTAGGGCTGACAGCCGCGATCTTGATCGCGGGTGCCAGCGTCGGTATCGCGGTCGCTAATGGGTCCGCGCCGAGGAGCTCGTCGACGCCCGCCGCTACCCCATCACCTTCGGCGGCGCTCATTGATCGCCCGACGCAGGCACCAGCGGCTGAGCCACCTGTCCCCTCGTACGGCTCATGCGTACGCGACATGGAATTCTCGTGGACCGACCCCGCGAAGATGAACGATCTGCCCGAATACGCGGGTTTCGTTCAGAAGACCGCGCTTGCGATGCACTCGTCGGCTTATGGATGGGGACTGAGCGGCTTTCCCTACGGCACCAATGTCGCTCCAGGACGCGTGATGGTCCGCACCCCGTCTGATCTGCCGGAGCCGAACTACGCATACCGAATGCTCGAGATGCCCGCCGGGACAGAGCGCTGGCGGGTCGATCTGCCCGTCGATGTGCAGGGCGGTTCTACATTCATCAGCGCACGGCCGGACCTGGCAGAACATGAGGTCGTGTTCTTCTGGCGGTCGGATGCCGATCGCACGGAGATCACCGTGCGATCGCTGGACAGCGGCCGGGTGCTCTCGACGGCGGAGTTCGCCGCCTCCACCGAATTCGCGTGGGAGCTGGGCGAGAGGGAGGGCTCGTTCGTAGCTCAGCGTGACTTGATCGTCTACTCCGAAGGCGGCGTGGTCACCGCAGTTCGTCCGCAGGATCTGGGCGCTCCGGTGTGGCAGGTCCCTGGCGAGAAGGCCGTGACCGCGGGTGAGGTGGTCTTCGTAGACGGGGTCGCCCGCGCATTCGAATCCGGCGCATCGCTCGGATGGTCGGTGGCGCCCGTCCACCTCGAAGACGGGGGAGCCTGGCAAGCTGGCGGGATACTCTTCGCCACCGGCGACGACTCCTCCCTCACCCCGATCGATCCGCGCACCGGACAGGCGTGCGGACCGACCCAGCACGGCATGCTGATGTCGGTTCGCGACGGATACGTCGTCGTCACGATCGATCGCGAACTGCTCGCGTTCGATCGTTCGGCGACTTTTGTCGAGTCTTTGGGCTCCCTGACCGCCGATTCCGTCGCCATGGTGCTGGCCGGACGACCGGCCGAGCGGACGGCCGACGGCCGGTACAACGTCTTCGGCGCAGGCGGGACCGTCACGACGTTGTCGGTGGGCGAGACGGTACCGATCGGGTATGACTCCGAGCGGCTCTTCACGCAATCGCCGTACACGGGCCCAGTTACGGCGTACGACCTGGCCACCGGAGCGGTTGTCTGGCAATCGGAGCCGGTCGTGCCCGCGATCAACTGGGGGGGAACGATGGTTCGACTGCAGACCAATCCCATGGAATGGCCGATCACGGTCGCCGAGTAGCTCCGACACTCGTCAGAGTCGCTGGATAGACTGGCGGTGCGGCGGTGCGATCGGCCCGCCGCGCCGCCGTGTCTGCGGCGACCGCGAACCAAGAGGGCGCACACATGGATCTTCTCGTCGTCGGCTCCGGCTTCTTCGGTCTCACCATCGCCGAACGCGCGGCATCCGACGGTCGCAAGGTGACCGTCATCGACCGCCGTCATCACATCGGCGGCAACGCCTACAGCGAGAACGAGCCCCAGACCGGCATCGAGGTGCACCGTTACGGGGCACACCTGTTCCACACCTCCAACCCGAGCGTGTGGGAGTACGTGAGCCGGTTCACGACGTTCACGAATTACGTCCACCGCGTGTACACGAACCACAAGGGCGTGGTGTACCCCCTGCCGATCAACCTCGGCACGATCAACCAGTTCTTCCAGGCCGCGTACTCTCCGGACGAGGCCCGCGCGGTCCTCCGCGAGCTGTCGGCTGAGTTCGATGTGAAGGATGCCGCGAACCTCGAGGAGAAGGGCATCGCGCTGATCGGTCGCCCCCTGTACGAGGCGTTCATCCGCGATTACACCGCCAAGCAGTGGCAGACCGACCCGAAGAACCTGCCTGCCGAGGTGATCAGCCGACTGCCGGTGCGGTACAACTACGACAACCGCTACTTCAACGACACGTGGGAGGGTCTGCCCACCGACGGATACACGGCGTGGATCGAGCGGATGGCCGATCACCCCAATATCGAGGTGAAGCTCGGAGTCGACTTCTTCGACGAGCAGCAGCCGCTGAACAAGGCGGCCACCGTCGGACAGGTCCCGATCGTCTACACCGGGCCGATCGACCGGTACTTCGACGATGCCGCGGGCGCCCTGTCCTGGCGCACCCTCGACTTCGAGGAGGAGGTCCTCAGCGTCGGCGACTTCCAGGGCACGCCCGTGATGAACTACGCCGACGCGGACATCCCGTATACGCGCATCCACGAGTTCAAGCACTTCCATCCCGAGCGCGCTGACCGCTACCCGGCCGACCAGACCGTCATCATGCGCGAGTTCTCCCGCTTCGCCACGCGCGACGACGAGCCGTACTACCCGGTGAGCACCGCCGAGGACCGCGCGGGCCTGCTGGCCTACCGGGAGCTCGCCAAGGGCGAGAAGGACGTCTACTTCGGCGGCCGTCTGGGCACCTACCAGTACCTCGACATGCACATGGCGATCGGCTCGGCGCTGTCGATGTGGCACAACCAGCTCGCGTGACGCCACCCCCATAGACTCGACTCCGTGACCACAGCCGCCGTCGGCGCTCCCGGCTCGCCGAGGCGCTACCTCCACGCGTTGTGGCTGCTCTCCGCGCGGGACCTCCGCGTCCGCTACGCCACGAGCGCGCTCGGCTACCTGTGGTCCGTCCTGGACCCGCTCGTGATGAGCCTGATCTACTGGTTCGTCTTCACGCAGGTCTTCGGCCGCGGCGTCGGGGAGGAGCCGTACATCGTGTTCCTGATGTCGGCGCTGCTGCCGTGGATGTGGTTCAACTCGTCGGTGTCCGATTTCACCCGCGCCTTCAACAAGGACGCGCGGCTGGTGCGCTCCACCGCGATCCCGCGGACGATCTGGGTGAACCGCATCGTGCTGAGCAAGGGCATCGAGTATCTGCTGTCCATCCCGGTTCTGGTCCTGTTCGCCGTCTTCGCCGGCGCGACCGTGGGCTGGGGCTTGCTGTGGTTCCCGCTGGCGGTGCTGCTGCAGGGGATCCTGCTGGTCGGGCTGGGTCTTCTCGTCGCGCCGCTGTGCGTGCTCTACGCCGACCTGGAGCGCACCACCCGACTCATCCTGCGCGCGCTGTTCTACGCGTCGCCGGTCATCTACGGTGTCTCGGACCTGCCCGCACCGTTCTCCGAGATCGCCGCCTTCAACCCGCTCGCGGGCATCTTCACGCTGTACCGCGTCGGATTCTTTCCGGATCAATGGGACACCTTCAGCGTCGTGCTCGCCGCCGTGATGAGCGTGGTCTTCCTCTGCCTCGGCATCCTGGTGTTCCGTAGCCTGGAGCGTCCCGTGCTGAAGGAGCTGTGATGACCGGACTGGCGATCGAGGTGCGCGACCTGGGCGTCCGGTTCCGTCGCAACCGCAGAGGGCGGCGGAGCTTCAAGGATCTGTTCGCGGATTCGTCGCGCCGGTCGAAGCCGGGCGAGTTCTGGGCGCTGCGGAACGTGTCCTTCGACGTGCGGCCGGGGGAGTCGATCGGAGTGGTCGGGCGCAACGGACAGGGCAAGTCGACGCTGCTCAAGCTCGTGGCCGGCGTGCTGCTGCCCGACGAGGGGGCGGTGACGGTGCACGGCGGCGTCGCCCCGCTGATCGAGATCACCGGGGGGTTCGTGGGCGATCTGACCGTGCGCGAGAACGTCCGCCTGACCGCCGGCCTGCATGGGATGTCACGGGCCGAGGTGGCGCGGCGGTTCGACGGAATCATCGATTTCGCGGAGTTGCGCGACTCCATCGACACGCCCTACAAGCACCTGTCGAACGGCATGAAGGTGCGTCTGGCCTTCTCCGTCGTCTCCCAGCTCGAGGAGCCGATCCTGCTCGTCGACGAGGTGCTGGCCGTCGGCGACAAGGCCTTCCGCGAGAAATGCTACCGGCGCATCGACGAGCTTCTGGCCGAAGGCAGGACGCTGTTCTTCGTCAGCCACAATGAGCGGGATCTGCGGCGCTTCTGCACCCGGGGCCTGTATCTGGACAGGGGCGCGCTCGCACTGGATGCCCCGATTGGCGAAGTGCTGGACCGTTACAACGCCGACTACAACGGGGGCTGACCGGACGGCTCGGCCGGCAACGCGGGACCGGAGCCCGGCGGAGCAGAGCAGTCCGGGCCGCCGTCAGCGGGCGGTGGCCTCAAGCGGCGGCATCGGCTGCCAGGAGGAATCCCGGGCGATCCGGCGACCGTCCCGAATGCCGCGGAACAGGTTGCTCGTGCCGCGGACCGTGTGCTCGACGGCGAAGAGCCGGATGAGCTCCTTGACGAACGTGAGCGCCGTCCCGGCACCGAACAGCATCGGGTTGTAGACACCCAGCGAACGGTAGTAGTTCTTCATGTGGCCGCGGTTGCGCATGATGTAGTACCGATACGCATTGCTGCTTGCGTTCATGTGGCGGATGCCCATGTCCCACTGCTTGATCTCGCGCGTCCGCCGCAGCACGAACTCGTTCACGATCACCGAGGTGGTCTTGCGCGAGGCGAGCCAGCCGTACATCTGGTCGTCCCAGTAGATGAAGAAGCGAGGATCGGGCAGGCCGATCTGCTGCACGATGTCGCGGTGGATGAACATCCCCTCGAAGCAGCCGGAGTTCATCTCCTTGAAGCCGGTCTCGTCGAAGCCGGCCGGGGCGAACGGGATCGGGATGCCCAGCGGCTCGGCAACCCGGTACTGCCAGTAGAACTCGCTGCCGTCGTAGTCGTAGCGGCGCCCTTGGATGCTCTTGAACCGCGGCGCCCAGGATCCCATCCGGGCCAGGCCGTCGGGCAGCACCTCGACGTCGTCGTCCATGAGCCACATCCAGGTGGAGCCGAGCTCGTACGCGACGCGCATCCCCTCGCTGAAACCACCCGAGCCGCCGGTGTTCGTCTCCAGCCGCCGGTAGACCAGCTCCGACCCGAGACGCTCCCGGAAGGACTCCACGACCAGCGTGGTGTCGTCCACGGACGCGTTGTCGATGATGACGACGTGCCCGGGCTTCGGGTCCATGCGCGTGATGCTCTCCAGCAGCCTCGTCAGCAGTCCCGAGCGGTTGTACGTGACGATCGCGATCGTGGCCGATGCCGGATCGAACGCCGGTTCCGTCTCGAGACCCTCGTGGCGCGAAGGGGATACGATCACGAGCTTTCCCCGAACGTACGGCGCCACTCCGCCAGCGATGTCATCTCTGTCTGGGCGCGGCGGTAGCGCTGCGACAACGCAGGCCACTCCCTGCGGAGTCGGCGATGCAGGCGGACGCTATCGAGGAGCATGCGTCGATAGTTTGCCCGGTTGCGCACGTACTTGTTCTGGCCCGACCCGTCCGCAGCGCTGACCAAGGCGGAGTCGTAGAGCGGCAGGCGCCACCATTGCGCGTCGAGCTTGCCGAATTCGACCTCCGGCTGGCTGACGTTCTCCGGCCTGGGGGCGTGGAACCAGTGCGAGACCAGCGTCACAGCCGTGAACCAACGCAGCTTGAGGCCTGTGGGATTGTCGAGTTCATGCAGAGAGGCCCGCTTGAAGACTTGGCGACCGCGTCGAGATCTGAGCGGGACCCCGGTGTCCTTGTGTACCCGCGTCTCGGGAAACTTCTTTGCGAGGTCGCGGGCTGCGGGCATGGCGGTGGCCAGGTTCGCCCGCATATGCTCAGGACCGGACAGGACATCGCGCAGGGCGCGATGGCGCAGTGCCACCGGATAATACTGCATCATCATCAGATGCTTCAGATCCACTCGTCGGCTGTGCTTTAGCAGGCGACCGCCGCGCGGCACCGGGGAATGCAAGAGGCCTGCCACGATCCGGTTGCGGGCATGGAAGTATGCCTGCCAGTCGATTGAGTCATCCTTGCCGACCCAGGAGACATGCCACAACGCAACACCGGGCACCGACACGGTAGGGAAACCAGCGTCGCGAGCGCGCAAACAGTACTCCGCGTCGTCCCATTTGATGAACGCGGGCAAAGCGAGCCCGACGGCACGAATGACCTCAACGGGTATCAGGCACATCCACCAGCCGTTGTAATCGGCATCGAGACGCATGTGCAGCATGGGTGTCTGGCGGAGGTTGGATGCCGAGAAGTCGTGAGGAAGTTTGTCCTGGTAGAGCGCCCGCCACATGAAGGGCTCGTCGTCCACCACCTCGGCCCAGGCATGCAGCTTCGGGCGATCGAGGAGGTCGAACATGTGTGCGCCGACAATGGTGGGAGTGGACGCGTAGCGCCCGAAAACGATGGAGCGTCGCACCGACTCGGGCTCGAGGCGGACGTCGTCATCCAAGAGCTGTACGAAGTCGCTTTCAGGACGGTCCAGCGTTTCCGCCATCGCCCGCGAGAACCCTCCCGAGCCGCCCAGGTTCGGCTGCGTGATGACCTGAAGGGTATCCCCCAGTGTGGCGGCGACCTCTGCGAACTCCGGCTGCGCATCGACCCGGCGGTCGCCCTGATCAACAACGAAGATCCGGTCGACGACCTCAAGAACATCAGGCTCTGCCGCGAGGTTCAATAGGGTCCAGATGCAGTAGTCCGGTTTGTTGAACGTCGTGATGCCGATGGACGCTTTGCCCATGCGCGCGGGTTCCTGCTCCGTGGTCCACTCCGCGCCTTGAAAGAGCACGTCTTTGTCGTCGGCGACGAGGTCGAACCAGATCCAACCGCCGTCGCTGAACTGATCGAGCTGGAGTTCGAACGAGTTCGTCGCATCGCCGTCTGCTTCACGGGTCTCAAGGCGCTGACTCACACCGGACCCGGTGGACCGGTAGATCAAGATGGTGCAGGGACCTTCGGTGCGAACAGTCAGCGTCACGTGTCGCACCGCGGTCCAGTGCTGCCAGTATGAAGCCGGGAAGGCGTTGAAGTAGGTGCCGAACGACACGCGCCGCCCCGCGAGGATTCGCGCCTGATGGCGCCCCAGGATGTTTCCCATGTGTGCCAGGTTCGACACGCGAACCGGCTCGTCGTCGATGATCGACCACGTCTCCGGGTCCGCGTAGAGAGGCAGCAGATCGGGATCGCGATCGAGGGGGAAGACGACATTCTGCAGGACGTGAGGCACGTGGAAAACTCCGAAAAGACGGCGACTGGCGCCGAGTCGTGGGGCCGGGAGTAGCCTACCCTCCGATCATGAGGATCTTCTGGATCCGCCGCCTGCCGTAGCCTCAACTGCGTGGGTGCTGCAATCGAAGGGCGAGCGGTGCGATGAAGGTCTTGATCACCGGGGGTGCAGGGTTCATCGGCAGCACGGTCGCATCGGCGTGCATGGATGCCGGAATCATCCCCGTGATTCTGGATGACCTTTCCACCGGCCGCGAAGCTTTCACGCGTGGTCGGTTGTTCTACCGAGGAGATATCGCGGACGCCTCCCTCCTCGACCAGATCGCTGCCGATCACCCTGACCTTTCGTTCGCGATCCACTGTGCGGCAAAGGTGGTCGTCCCCGACTCGGTCATAGATCCGCTGGGCTACTACGACACGAATGTAGCCAAGACGATCGAGCTGCTCCGCGGCCTGCAACGCAACGGCATCGGCAAGGTCATCTTCAGTTCCTCTGCTTCCGTCTACGACGCGGAGGACGGCGGCGCCGTGACCGAGGAAGGGCCGATCCAACCGGCCAGCCCATACGCCCGGACGAAGGCGATGGTCGAGCAGATCCTCGCCGACAGTGCGGGTGCCGGGGATTTGCGAGCCATCGCGCTTCGATATTTCAACCCGATCGGCGCGGATCCCCAGTCTCGGAGCGGTCTTCCCCAGCGCGACCCGTCGCATGTGCTGGGCCTGTTGATCTCCGCGCATCGGCACGGTGGAACCTTCACCATCACCGGAACAGACTGGCCGACGCGGGACGGGTCGGGACTGAGGGACTTCATCCACGTGTGGGACCTCGCGCGCGCGCATGTCCAAGCGGTTCGGCGCTTTGACCTCGTCACAGAGAAAGCGGCCTTCCGTGCCGTCAATGTCGGCGGGGGCACCGGAACGACCATCCGGGAACTCGTCGCCGCATTCAAGCGGGTCACCGGGGCCAGCGTCGACGTGCGCATCGGGCCCCGCCGCGCCGGTGATGTCGCGGGCGCGTACGCGGACGTGCAGCGGGCAGCGGATCTGCTCGGCTGGCGGGCAGAGCTGACCATTGACGAAGGCATTCGCGACTCGCTCGCGTGGGCTGAGTCCTTCGACTCAGCGTCGGGGCACTGAGCCCCGGGCTACGCGTTGGAAGGCCGACCTTCCTGGATACTCGGCAGGTCCGGCCCACCGCCGATCGCATCGATGCGCTCCCGCCACGAGCGGGATTGACCGGCGCGCACCGCGCAGAGCACGAGCAGGAGCCAGCCGAATCCGAACAGCGCGAAGCTCTCGAACATGGAATTCACCAGCAGGGTGATCAGCAGCAGCGGAGTCCACGCGTAGATCACCGAGCGGCGCTCGCTCGCGTCCAGCCACGACCGCACCAGGGCGGTGCCCACGAAGGCGGTGAACAGCAGCAGCCCGGCCCACCCGAGCTGCAGCAGCACGTCGAAGTACGCGTTCAGGCCGGTCGCATGGCTCGTGCGCAGCCCGTAGTTGATGGCGTTGAACGGGAACACCTGGGGATCCCAGGGGCCGAACCACCCCCAGCCCTGCACGGGCTTGGAGCGCAGATAGTCGACCATCGTGTTCCACAGGTCCACGCGCATCGAGAAGTCGGTGCCGGCTCCCAGGAAGGCGATGATCGGATGCCGTGCCGCGTAGCCGATGATCACGCCCACCACCACCAGCCCGCCGAAGGCGAACTGCAGGGCCGACCGCCGCTCCGGGCTCGCGTGCCGCACCAAGGCCAGCGCACCCACGGCCAGGCCCACGGCGAGTGCGAGGACCAGGACGGTGGGGGAGTCGCTGAGGGCAGCGAGGCCGCCGGCGAGCACGACGGAGTACACCGACACGCCGACGCGCACGGACTGGGTGCGGTACTCGATCAGGAACGTGATCAGGGCGATCACCGCGGCGAAGCCCAGCAGGTTTCGCGTGCCGAAGATCCCCTGGATCGGGCCGAGCTGGGCGATGTCGCCCTGGATGCCGAGAAACCGGAAGGGCATGTCCAGGATGACGCCGGCGAGTATCTCGACGCCGAGGGAGATCGACAGCAGCACGCGCATGACGTCGCCCAGTGCGCGCGCGGTCTGCAGCGTGTCGCGGACATGACCGATCGTGACGGCGAGGAAGGCCAGGGCGGCCGTGGAGACCCAGCCCCACAATGACGTCGAGGGGCTCTGGCTCCAGAACGCGCTGATCAGTGCCCAGGCCACGAACAGCACCAGCGTGGTCGGCACGAGACGCACGAGCGAGATCTCCCGGCGTCGGGAGACGAGGATGCCGATGCCGAGCAGGCAGAGGCCCACGATGATCGAGACGTAGGTGACGCGTCCGGCGATCTTCTCGATCGCGAAGGAGGAGAAGACCGCGCCCAGGACGGCGATCGTGTACGCGCGGGCGAGCGCGGCCGACCCGAGCAGTCCGATCCAGCGCGCAGGGCCGGCGCCTCGTACCGGGTCGGTCACGAGGCCCGCGTGGTCAGCTCGCCACGCTCGATGGCGATGCGCAGCTCGGCGGCGCCTTCGCCGATGTGCGGCGACTGCTTCATCTTGAACGGGAGCATGACCAGGAACAGCCAGCCCCACAGCAGCAGCGGACTGGACTCGGCCAGGCCCTGCACCAGCAGGATGGCGCCGACCAGCGTGGGCAGCAGGGTCAGCGGTGAGTACGGCCGGTCGGCCCGCAGATCCCATCGGGGTCGGTCGACGGCGAAGAACCACGAGCGCCAGATGTAGGCGAGGTAGGCCATGGCGAGCAGGGCGACGCCGATCGCGCCGAGTTGGAAGAAGACGTCGATCCACACGTTGTGAGCCTGCATCACGGACTGGCCGTGATCGAGGATCCACCCGTCGAACGCCGGATCGCTCGTGATCCACGGGGTGGAGAATCCCCAGCCCAGCACCGGCCGCTGCATCGCGCGATCCAGCACCGCCTGCCAGATCATCTCCCGGCCGGTCAGGTCGGTGCTGCGGCCGAGCGCTGCGAAGATCGTGTCGCGCAGCAGCCAGAACGCCGCAGCGCCGCCCAGCCCGACCACGGCGAACCCGATGTAATACCGGGTGCGCTCGCCGGGGCGGCGCGCGCGGCGCATCAACAGCACCGTCACCAGCACGATCACCACAGCCGCCGCGGCCACGTACGCGGTCGCCGATGCCGCCCGATAGAACAGGTAGGCAGCCAAGACGATCCACCCGCCCAGCAGAACGCGGCCGGCCGCGCCGGCGGCGAAGCGGATCGCGAACACGACGATCGCCAGGAGGGCGACCGGTCCGAGCAGATTGGCGTTGCCCATGATGCCCTGGATCCGGCCTTCGTCGAACAGGTTGTTCCGCGACCAGTACAGGATCGGGTCGACGGGCTCGGTGCGAGGGACGAAACCGGGCAGCAGGGGCACGCGGACGAACAGTGCGACCCAGAGCTCGAAGATCAGTGACAGCGCGAGGACCCACTTCAGCGCGGCGGAGGTGGCGCGGATCACTTCGCGCCAGGTCAGCACACTCCCGATGAACAGTGCCTGCAGAGTCGTGATGCCCAGCAGCAGGAGCGTGAGCGCGGTCGCCTCCCGCCACTGCGACCAGATGATCGACAGCGCGGCCCACAGCACGTACGCCATCGTGAACCAGGGCAGGCGGCGCCACTGCACCGGTGGCCGCACCGCGAACCACAGTCCGAGTGAGAGCACCCCGCCGGCGATCGTCACCACCGCCGTCGGCAGCTGGCCGATCGCGTTGATCCACGCCGTGCCGGACAGCGCCATGAACAGCACGAAGATGCACCAGCCGCGGAGCATCAGGTGACCCGTCTTCTCGCGGACCGGTGCCGCCGGCGGGGTCGACGCCGGGTGCTTCGTGTAGACGGCCATCGTCTGATCAGGGTAGCGCCTGGCCCGCAACCCTCGTGCGCGATGACCAGTGCGGCGATGACGGTGCCCGACTCTACGCTGGAGGAATGCTGGTGCCCCTTGCGAACACCCCCCGCGACTACGACTGGGGCAGCGTCACGCTCCTGGCCGGGCTGGAGGGCCGGGATCCCTCCGGGCGCCCGGAAGCGGAGGTGTGGTTCGGCGATCACCCGGGAAGTCCCGCGCTGGTGCCGGACGGACGCCCCCTCGGTGTCTGGCTCGCCGAAGAGGGCGCGCGCACCGGCGCTCCTGCCCACCTTCCGTACCTGCTGAAGCTGCTGGCCGCGGCATCCCCGCTGTCCATCCAGGCGCACCCCTCCCGCGCGCAGGCGGTCGCGGGTTTCGCGAAGGAAGAGGCGGCCGGTGTGCCCCGGGATGCGGCGGAGCGGACGTACCGCGACGAGAACCACAAACCCGAACTGATCGTCGCGCTCAGCGAGACCTTCACCGCGCTGGCCGGACTCCGGGAGATCGCAGCCACGCGTCGGCTGTTGCAGGCGCTGGGCCCGGCAGCGGCCGGCCTGGCCGCCAGGCTGAACGGGCCGGATGCCGCGGCCGCACTGCGCGACGCGCTCGGGTGGCTGCTCTCCGGTCGGGCGCAGCCCGACGTCGAGGCGATCATCGCGGCCGCAGCCACGACCGACGACGCAGAGTTCGGCCCCGAGTTGG from Microbacterium sp. zg-B185 includes:
- a CDS encoding NAD-dependent epimerase/dehydratase family protein, which produces MSDHVLITGGAGFIGTRLARRFVEAGSTVTVLDALIPQVHGNDPATTSTLLRSLDGVATVIRGTVTSTEDLRSAIAGATVVVHLAAETGTGQSMYEIDRYTETNVGGTAKLLDLLANEPHTVRRILIASSRSIYGEGAYRAPDGTIVYPSHRTDADMAAGDFDVHIPGVGPLSVIPTDENAKLHPSSVYGITKQMQESLILTVAPTIGIQPVSLRYQNVYGPGQSLKNPYTGILSIFSTLVRSGKEINIFEDGLESRDFVYIDDVVEATFRAATHPDAAGGVFNVGSGTATTVLEVVDALFAAFGARVPTRVSGNYRLGDIRHNIADTTRLREVLGYTPAVDFREGVARFVDWVLTEPIEDDSYQRSLDEMASRNLLK
- a CDS encoding glycosyltransferase; this encodes MTLEIFVPFWGDPALLYETVDSVRAQRNPDWRLTVIDDCYPDERVPAYFAELDDARVSYTRNDVNLGITENYREAIRRATTEYIAILGCDDLLHPNYVDVVTRTMTKVPHADVIQPGVRVIDEHGTIVNPLADRVKQGVLAPRGGDGTAVLTGERMATSLIRGDWLYWPSLTFRTETLQRIDFREGLPIIQDLALLMDIAFDGGTLAYNPTLAFSYRRHGGSASQKTLLDGRRFRDERRYYAEARRVAEAHGWSRTACTARARVMSRLHAITELPKVLRGGNRTGIESTLAHIVAL
- the glf gene encoding UDP-galactopyranose mutase — protein: MDLLVVGSGFFGLTIAERAASDGRKVTVIDRRHHIGGNAYSENEPQTGIEVHRYGAHLFHTSNPSVWEYVSRFTTFTNYVHRVYTNHKGVVYPLPINLGTINQFFQAAYSPDEARAVLRELSAEFDVKDAANLEEKGIALIGRPLYEAFIRDYTAKQWQTDPKNLPAEVISRLPVRYNYDNRYFNDTWEGLPTDGYTAWIERMADHPNIEVKLGVDFFDEQQPLNKAATVGQVPIVYTGPIDRYFDDAAGALSWRTLDFEEEVLSVGDFQGTPVMNYADADIPYTRIHEFKHFHPERADRYPADQTVIMREFSRFATRDDEPYYPVSTAEDRAGLLAYRELAKGEKDVYFGGRLGTYQYLDMHMAIGSALSMWHNQLA
- a CDS encoding ABC transporter permease, which translates into the protein MTTAAVGAPGSPRRYLHALWLLSARDLRVRYATSALGYLWSVLDPLVMSLIYWFVFTQVFGRGVGEEPYIVFLMSALLPWMWFNSSVSDFTRAFNKDARLVRSTAIPRTIWVNRIVLSKGIEYLLSIPVLVLFAVFAGATVGWGLLWFPLAVLLQGILLVGLGLLVAPLCVLYADLERTTRLILRALFYASPVIYGVSDLPAPFSEIAAFNPLAGIFTLYRVGFFPDQWDTFSVVLAAVMSVVFLCLGILVFRSLERPVLKEL
- a CDS encoding ABC transporter ATP-binding protein, whose translation is MTGLAIEVRDLGVRFRRNRRGRRSFKDLFADSSRRSKPGEFWALRNVSFDVRPGESIGVVGRNGQGKSTLLKLVAGVLLPDEGAVTVHGGVAPLIEITGGFVGDLTVRENVRLTAGLHGMSRAEVARRFDGIIDFAELRDSIDTPYKHLSNGMKVRLAFSVVSQLEEPILLVDEVLAVGDKAFREKCYRRIDELLAEGRTLFFVSHNERDLRRFCTRGLYLDRGALALDAPIGEVLDRYNADYNGG
- a CDS encoding glycosyltransferase; this translates as MVSPSRHEGLETEPAFDPASATIAIVTYNRSGLLTRLLESITRMDPKPGHVVIIDNASVDDTTLVVESFRERLGSELVYRRLETNTGGSGGFSEGMRVAYELGSTWMWLMDDDVEVLPDGLARMGSWAPRFKSIQGRRYDYDGSEFYWQYRVAEPLGIPIPFAPAGFDETGFKEMNSGCFEGMFIHRDIVQQIGLPDPRFFIYWDDQMYGWLASRKTTSVIVNEFVLRRTREIKQWDMGIRHMNASSNAYRYYIMRNRGHMKNYYRSLGVYNPMLFGAGTALTFVKELIRLFAVEHTVRGTSNLFRGIRDGRRIARDSSWQPMPPLEATAR